In Nonomuraea sp. NBC_00507, the following are encoded in one genomic region:
- a CDS encoding SAM-dependent methyltransferase gives MEIVETQPVGTVVGGRSEAFDDDWNTVEALIRLDETRFKPDALAGLAAFSHLEVVFLFHLVEPASVHTSARRPRGNPEWPRVGIFAQRAKNRPNRLGVSRCQLLAVDGLDVRVRGLDAIDGSPVLDLKPYMAEFGPQGEVVQPAWATELMRDYY, from the coding sequence ATGGAGATCGTGGAGACACAGCCGGTGGGAACCGTCGTCGGCGGGCGGAGCGAGGCGTTCGACGACGACTGGAACACCGTCGAGGCGTTGATCCGGCTCGACGAGACCCGCTTCAAGCCTGACGCCCTCGCCGGGCTCGCCGCGTTCTCGCACCTGGAGGTGGTGTTCCTCTTTCACCTCGTGGAGCCGGCTTCGGTGCACACCTCGGCCCGGCGCCCCAGGGGCAATCCGGAGTGGCCGCGGGTGGGAATCTTCGCGCAGCGAGCCAAGAACCGCCCGAACAGGCTGGGCGTCTCCCGCTGCCAGTTGCTCGCCGTCGACGGCCTCGACGTGCGCGTACGCGGCCTGGACGCCATCGACGGCAGCCCGGTCCTCGACCTCAAGCCGTACATGGCCGAGTTCGGCCCGCAGGGCGAGGTCGTGCAGCCGGCTTGGGCGACCGAGTTGATGCGCGACTACTACTG